The DNA segment CGAGCGGACAGGCCGGATCAGTCTCGTCCTCGGGACGACGAAGGACGTCGACGGCTCGCGGTGGTACTCGGACATCCTAGCCCGGCTCCGCGAGAGCTTCACGCAGGCGGGCGATCCCTATGCGACCTGGCATGTGGGCCTGGTCATCCGAACCATCGAGAACGAGGACCAACTTTACTCCAGCTTCCGCGTAAACGACGACGAGGAAGACGTGACGGATTTCCTGGAGTCGACGATCGACGCCGCCTGGGCCGACCGGAAGCCCGCTTCCGCCTCGGCCGCCGATCCCCACTGAAACAGCGAACGAAGCCTCGAACGCCCATTCCGATCTGAATCGAGAAAGCCCGGCGGGCCCCCTTCCATGAGCAGCAGCCTTCCCTACGAAGTCGTCATCGGCCTTGAGATCCACGTCCAGCTCCAGACCGAGAGCAAGATGTTCTCGTGGTGCGGCACGGAGTTCGGCCTGCCGCCGAACACGCAGACCGACCCGGTCTCGCTGGGGCTCCCCGGAACCTTGCCGGTGATGAACCGCAAGGCGTTCGAGCTGGCCCTCAAGACGGCCGTCGCCCTGGGGGCGAAGATCACGCCGTTCACGAAGTGGGACCGCAAGAACTACTACTATCCCGACCTCCCCAAGAACTATCAGATCAGCCAGTACGACCTGCCGTTCTCCACGGGCGGCTCGCTGGATATTCCCGTCCGCAAGGACGGCGGCGGAGGCGGGGTCTGCACGCTGACCCGCGTCCACCTGGAGGAGGACACCGGCAAGCTGACCCACGGCGTCGGCGAGTATTCCGAGGTCGACCTCAACCGCGCGGGGATCCCCCTGCTGGAAATCGTCAGCGAGCCCGAGATCCGCTCGGCCGCCGACGCCCGCGGCTGCCTGGAGGAGCTGCGGCTGACGCTCCGCTACCTGGGCGTCTCCGACTGCGAGATGCAGGAAGGGTCGCTGCGCTGCGACGCCAACGTCAACCTGCACATTCACAAGGACGGCAAGACGATCGCCACGCCGATCGTCGAGATCAAGAACCTCAACAGCTTCCGGGCCGTCGAGAAGGCCATCAACTACGAGGCCGATCGCCAGTACGCCAAGTGGCAGAAGGACGGCCTGACCATCAAGGACGCCCCCAAGGGGACCTGGGGCTGGGACGACGAGTTGGAGAAGACCAAGCCCCAGCGCGAGAAGGAAACGGCCGCCGACTACCGCTACTTCCCCGAGCCCGACCTCGTCCCCGTGGTCGTCGACGAGGCCTGGCTGGAGCGCGTCCGCGCCACGATCGGCGAGTTGCCCGCCGCTCGCCGCAAGCGGTATGAAGGCGATCACGGCCTGTCCGCCTACGACGCCAACGTCCTCGTCGAACAGGGCGACGACGTCGCCGCGTACTATGACGCCGTCGTCGCCGCCGGGGGCGAGTCCAAGCTGGCCAGCAACTGGATCCAGCAGGACGTCCTCCGCACGATCAAGGACCGCAAGATCGCCATCGCCGACTTCCCCGTCGGCCCGGAGGCCCTTGCTGACCTGATCGGCCGCGTGAAGCGGAGCGAGCTGAACACCAATCAGGGCCGCGAGGTCCTCGGCCGGATGATCGAGACCGGCGACGCGGCCGAGAAGGTCATCGAACTGGGCGGCTACAAGATGGTCTCGGACAACGACGCCATCGCCAAGGCCGTCGAGGCGGCCCTCGCCGCCAACCCCCAGGCCATCGAGGACCTCAAGGGGGGCAAGAAGAAGCCGGAAGCCGTCAAGGGCTTCCTCCGCGGCCAGGTGATGAAGCAGACCGGCGGCAAAGCCAACCCCGCGATCGTCGGCGAATTGCTCGAAGCCAAGCTCGCCGAGATCCTCGCCTGATTCCCACGAAAGGACCGAACTCGATGCAGACGCGCGACATCGACCGCAGGGGATTCCTCGCCGCCGCCGGCGGCGCGACGGCCGCCGCTCTCATCGGCGGCGGCGCGGCGAAGGCCGCGGCCGACGGGCCGAAGTGGAAGAAGGCGTTCATGCTCGGCGGCCTGACGAAGGGGCCGGTCCTCCCAACCTTCAAGCTGCTGAAGGAAGCCGGCTTTGAAGGCGTCGAGCTCATCAGCCCCAGCCAGCTCGACGTGAAGGAAGTTCTCGCCGCCCGCGACGAGACCGGTCTGGTCATCCACGGAGTCAGCGGCGGCCGGCACTGGCAGAAGCCCCTTTCCGACCCCGATCCGGCCGTCGTCGAGGAAGGCGTCGCCGCGATCAAGCAGGAGTTCCTCGAGTGCAAGGCGTACGGCGGAACGACCGTCCTCGTCGTCCCGGCGATCGTCAGCCCCAAGGTCTCGTACCGCCAGGCCTGGGAGCGCTCGCAGGCCCAGATCCGCAAGCTGATCCCGCTGGCTGAGGAGGCCGGGGTCAAGATCGCCGTGGAGGAGGTCTGGAACAAGTTCCTCCTCAGCCCGATCGAGTTCGCCCGCTACATCGACGAATTCGAGAGCCCGACCGTCGGAGCCTATTTCGACGTCGGCAACATCGTCGAATACGCCTACCCGCAGGAGTGGATCCACGAGTTGG comes from the Paludisphaera rhizosphaerae genome and includes:
- the gatB gene encoding Asp-tRNA(Asn)/Glu-tRNA(Gln) amidotransferase subunit GatB, which translates into the protein MSSSLPYEVVIGLEIHVQLQTESKMFSWCGTEFGLPPNTQTDPVSLGLPGTLPVMNRKAFELALKTAVALGAKITPFTKWDRKNYYYPDLPKNYQISQYDLPFSTGGSLDIPVRKDGGGGGVCTLTRVHLEEDTGKLTHGVGEYSEVDLNRAGIPLLEIVSEPEIRSAADARGCLEELRLTLRYLGVSDCEMQEGSLRCDANVNLHIHKDGKTIATPIVEIKNLNSFRAVEKAINYEADRQYAKWQKDGLTIKDAPKGTWGWDDELEKTKPQREKETAADYRYFPEPDLVPVVVDEAWLERVRATIGELPAARRKRYEGDHGLSAYDANVLVEQGDDVAAYYDAVVAAGGESKLASNWIQQDVLRTIKDRKIAIADFPVGPEALADLIGRVKRSELNTNQGREVLGRMIETGDAAEKVIELGGYKMVSDNDAIAKAVEAALAANPQAIEDLKGGKKKPEAVKGFLRGQVMKQTGGKANPAIVGELLEAKLAEILA
- a CDS encoding sugar phosphate isomerase/epimerase family protein, with product MQTRDIDRRGFLAAAGGATAAALIGGGAAKAAADGPKWKKAFMLGGLTKGPVLPTFKLLKEAGFEGVELISPSQLDVKEVLAARDETGLVIHGVSGGRHWQKPLSDPDPAVVEEGVAAIKQEFLECKAYGGTTVLVVPAIVSPKVSYRQAWERSQAQIRKLIPLAEEAGVKIAVEEVWNKFLLSPIEFARYIDEFESPTVGAYFDVGNIVEYAYPQEWIHELGKRILKIHIKEYAKKNRFGYKLGEGEIDWPAVKQALTDVGYDGWITAEVGLGDLETMKDVVARMDKLLFS